One genomic segment of Cellulophaga sp. HaHaR_3_176 includes these proteins:
- a CDS encoding peroxiredoxin: MATLRLGDVAPDFTADSSMGMINFYDYLGDGWGILFSHPADFTPVCTTELGTAAKFKPEFDKRNVKMLALSVDGAASHVEWIKDINEVQETTVNFPIIADENKKVSDLYDMIHPNANSTLTVRSVFIVGPDKTVKLILTYPASTGRNFNELLRVIDSLQLTAYHKVATPANWKNGDDVVVSPAIATEDAKKIFSKGVEEIKPYLRMTPQPNL; this comes from the coding sequence ATGGCAACATTAAGATTAGGAGATGTAGCTCCAGATTTTACAGCAGATAGCTCAATGGGAATGATAAATTTCTATGATTATTTAGGCGATGGATGGGGAATTCTTTTCTCTCACCCTGCAGATTTCACACCAGTATGTACAACTGAACTAGGTACTGCTGCTAAATTTAAACCAGAATTTGATAAAAGAAATGTAAAAATGCTTGCTTTAAGTGTTGATGGAGCAGCTTCGCATGTAGAGTGGATTAAAGACATTAATGAGGTTCAAGAGACTACAGTTAATTTTCCTATCATAGCTGATGAAAATAAAAAAGTGTCGGACTTATATGACATGATTCACCCGAATGCAAATAGCACATTAACGGTACGTTCTGTTTTTATAGTTGGGCCTGATAAAACAGTAAAATTAATACTTACTTACCCAGCATCTACAGGAAGAAATTTTAACGAATTGTTACGCGTTATAGATTCTTTACAATTAACAGCCTATCATAAAGTCGCAACACCTGCAAATTGGAAAAATGGAGATGATGTTGTTGTAAGCCCAGCAATAGCAACAGAAGATGCAAAGAAAATATTCTCTAAAGGTGTTGAAGAAATAAAGCCATATTTGAGAATGACACCTCAGCCAAATTTATAG
- a CDS encoding cold-shock protein — MNKGTVKFFNDSKGFGFITEEGSSEDHFVHISGLIDEIREGDVVEFELQQGKKGLNAVNVKVL; from the coding sequence ATGAATAAAGGAACAGTAAAATTCTTCAATGATTCTAAAGGTTTTGGATTTATCACTGAAGAGGGCTCAAGCGAAGATCACTTTGTACACATTTCAGGTTTAATTGATGAAATTCGCGAAGGTGATGTTGTAGAATTTGAATTACAACAAGGTAAAAAAGGATTGAACGCAGTAAACGTTAAAGTACTTTAA
- a CDS encoding tRNA-binding protein codes for METLSWSDFSKVDMRVGTIISANEFPEVRNPAYKLEIDFGSEIGIRKTSAQITTVYSLNELIGRQIVAVVNFPKKQIANFMSECLILGAVDGKDVTLLHPGLSVKNGLKIS; via the coding sequence ATGGAAACACTTAGTTGGTCTGATTTTTCTAAAGTTGATATGCGTGTAGGAACTATAATTTCGGCAAACGAATTTCCAGAAGTTAGAAACCCTGCTTATAAGCTAGAAATCGATTTTGGTAGTGAAATAGGTATTCGTAAAACTTCAGCACAAATAACAACAGTTTATAGCTTGAATGAACTTATTGGTCGTCAAATAGTAGCTGTAGTTAATTTTCCTAAAAAGCAAATTGCAAATTTTATGAGTGAATGTCTTATATTAGGTGCTGTTGATGGTAAAGATGTAACCTTACTGCATCCTGGTTTATCGGTCAAGAATGGTTTAAAGATATCATAA
- a CDS encoding peptidylprolyl isomerase, translated as MKDGIYAKFNTSKGEILVKLTHDKTPGTVGNFVALAEGNLENKVKPQGTPYYDGIKFHRVIPDFMVQGGCPLGTGTGDAGYKFDDEFHPDLKHDTPGVLSMANAGPGTNGSQFFITHVATPWLDNKHTVFGNVIEGQDIVDAIAQGDKIESLEIVRVGAEAEAWNAVESFRTFEGSREKRLAEEKAKQSAELDEISAGFSETESGLRYKIIQKGTGAKAEAGMEVSVHYEGSLVSGTVFDSSYKRKEPIDFQVGVGQVIKGWDEGICLLNVGDKARFVIPSNLGYGSAGAGGVIPPDAILIFDVELMKVS; from the coding sequence ATGAAAGACGGAATCTACGCAAAATTCAATACTTCAAAAGGAGAAATTTTAGTAAAATTAACACATGATAAAACGCCAGGAACAGTTGGTAATTTTGTGGCCTTAGCAGAAGGTAATTTAGAAAATAAAGTAAAACCTCAGGGTACACCATATTATGATGGTATTAAATTTCATAGAGTAATTCCTGATTTTATGGTACAAGGTGGTTGTCCTTTAGGTACAGGTACTGGCGATGCTGGTTATAAATTTGATGATGAATTTCATCCAGATTTAAAGCATGATACTCCAGGAGTGTTATCTATGGCTAATGCTGGCCCAGGAACAAACGGAAGCCAGTTTTTCATAACTCACGTTGCAACACCATGGTTAGATAATAAGCATACTGTTTTCGGAAATGTTATTGAAGGTCAAGATATTGTTGATGCAATTGCTCAGGGCGATAAAATAGAATCTTTAGAGATTGTTAGAGTTGGGGCAGAAGCAGAAGCTTGGAATGCTGTTGAGTCTTTTAGAACTTTTGAAGGGTCTAGAGAAAAAAGATTAGCAGAAGAAAAAGCAAAGCAATCAGCTGAATTAGATGAAATATCTGCTGGCTTTTCAGAAACAGAAAGTGGTTTACGTTATAAGATAATTCAAAAAGGAACAGGTGCTAAAGCTGAAGCAGGAATGGAAGTTTCTGTTCATTATGAAGGATCTTTGGTAAGCGGGACTGTTTTTGACTCTTCTTATAAGAGAAAAGAACCAATTGATTTTCAAGTAGGAGTTGGTCAGGTAATTAAAGGATGGGATGAAGGTATTTGCCTTTTAAACGTAGGAGATAAAGCTCGTTTTGTTATTCCATCTAACTTAGGTTATGGTAGCGCAGGAGCAGGAGGGGTTATACCACCAGATGCAATATTAATCTTTGACGTAGAGTTGATGAAAGTAAGTTAA
- a CDS encoding lysophospholipid acyltransferase family protein, translating into MRRFVYKITRVVIKLLLHVYFGKIEINGLSNIPKNKPVLFLSNHQNAFLDTILIATDCNRSPYFLTRSDIFKDNFLNKIFSLFKMIPIYRIRDGVDALKNNSRTFDLCSDLFKEDKSIVIFPEANHNLKRRVRPLSKGFTRILITALEKYPDLDIHLVPVGLNYKNASKFPDGVSIFYGKPILLKDFYLSEDGQLSKNRVVDIVFERLKSLTTHIENEDKYEATIIKLDAIGVDYLKPESVNKTLDTIAVFNSFEEFIETDGWFDKILITLFYIFNFPVLIIWKMILKKRIKEKEFLSTARFVFSIVAFSIYFLILGFISFYCWGLIVSIVSVGSIFVFNMIYKKLE; encoded by the coding sequence TTGAGGAGGTTTGTATATAAAATAACAAGAGTTGTAATTAAGCTTTTATTGCACGTATATTTTGGAAAAATAGAAATTAATGGGCTATCTAATATTCCGAAAAATAAACCAGTCCTATTTTTATCTAATCATCAAAATGCATTTTTAGATACTATTTTAATTGCAACAGATTGTAACAGGAGTCCTTATTTTTTAACTAGATCAGATATTTTTAAGGATAATTTTTTAAACAAAATATTTTCTTTGTTTAAGATGATTCCAATTTATAGAATAAGAGATGGAGTAGATGCTTTAAAAAATAATAGTAGGACGTTTGATCTTTGTTCAGACTTATTTAAAGAAGATAAATCTATAGTTATTTTTCCAGAAGCAAATCATAATTTAAAAAGAAGAGTTAGACCATTAAGTAAAGGTTTTACAAGAATTTTAATTACTGCACTAGAAAAATATCCAGATTTAGATATACACTTAGTACCTGTTGGATTAAATTATAAAAATGCAAGTAAATTTCCAGATGGAGTAAGTATTTTTTATGGAAAACCAATTTTACTTAAAGATTTTTATCTTTCAGAAGATGGACAATTATCAAAAAATAGAGTTGTAGATATTGTGTTTGAAAGATTAAAGAGCTTGACAACACACATTGAAAATGAAGATAAATATGAGGCAACAATAATTAAGTTGGATGCAATTGGAGTAGATTATTTAAAGCCTGAAAGTGTAAATAAAACGCTAGATACTATTGCGGTATTTAATAGTTTTGAGGAATTTATAGAAACAGATGGTTGGTTCGATAAAATATTAATTACTCTATTTTATATATTTAATTTTCCGGTATTGATTATTTGGAAAATGATACTTAAAAAAAGAATTAAAGAAAAGGAATTTTTGAGTACAGCTCGTTTTGTTTTTTCAATAGTAGCTTTTTCTATTTACTTTCTAATTTTAGGATTTATTAGTTTTTATTGCTGGGGATTAATAGTTAGTATAGTTTCTGTTGGGAGCATTTTTGTTTTTAATATGATTTATAAAAAATTAGAATAA
- a CDS encoding mechanosensitive ion channel family protein translates to MIQDNAEKVKDILEDDVWGGIKNFLDWGIRFGKDEKEIHITIGLILLLILAFIITSFVLKWLRHVFTRNMQTDDKNKFVSVFKFMRYVVYLIVIVFTMSAAGINITILLTASAALFVGLGLALQELFQDVIGGVFIIVDKSLSVGDIVEVDGKVGKVFEIKLRTTRCITRDDKVIIIPNHKFINETIYNYTQNHKTTRETVRVGVAYGSDLNLVTKILEDSVISLKGVLKNPKPFVLFEDFGDSALMFAVNFYISDSFSDPRIKSAVRYNIDAKFKENNISIPFPQRDVHIKNS, encoded by the coding sequence ATGATACAAGATAATGCTGAAAAAGTTAAAGACATATTAGAGGATGATGTTTGGGGCGGTATAAAGAATTTTCTTGATTGGGGTATCCGTTTTGGTAAAGATGAAAAAGAAATTCATATTACTATTGGCTTAATTTTACTATTAATATTAGCTTTTATTATCACAAGCTTTGTCTTAAAATGGTTGCGACATGTTTTTACTCGTAACATGCAAACCGATGATAAAAATAAGTTTGTCAGTGTTTTTAAATTTATGAGATATGTGGTTTATCTTATTGTAATTGTTTTTACAATGAGTGCTGCGGGTATAAATATAACAATACTGCTTACGGCTTCCGCAGCTTTATTTGTGGGCCTAGGTTTGGCTCTACAAGAGTTATTTCAAGATGTTATTGGAGGTGTTTTTATAATAGTTGATAAATCTTTAAGTGTAGGAGATATTGTAGAAGTTGATGGTAAAGTTGGTAAGGTTTTTGAAATTAAATTAAGAACCACTAGATGTATAACTAGAGATGATAAGGTTATAATAATACCAAATCATAAATTTATAAATGAAACAATATACAACTATACGCAGAACCATAAAACAACACGAGAAACAGTAAGAGTCGGTGTGGCTTATGGTAGTGATCTGAATTTAGTAACGAAAATTTTAGAAGATTCGGTGATCTCATTAAAAGGTGTTTTAAAAAACCCTAAACCATTTGTGCTTTTTGAAGATTTTGGAGACTCTGCATTAATGTTTGCTGTGAACTTTTATATAAGTGATAGTTTTTCTGATCCTAGAATAAAAAGTGCCGTACGGTATAATATTGATGCTAAGTTTAAAGAGAATAATATATCTATTCCTTTTCCACAGCGCGATGTACATATTAAAAATAGTTAA
- a CDS encoding PPK2 family polyphosphate kinase has product MNKIKSENYSVNQPVNLKDISTFENFDSEDKELKKELQKVRKELGELQDVLYAHGKYSVLVCLQGMDTAGKDSLIREIFKDFNARGVVVHSFKVPTELELKHDYLWRHYIALPAKGKFGVFNRTHYENVLVTRVHPEYVLGEHIPGIHTVKDIDDKFWEKRFSQINNFEKHIADNGTIIFKFFLHLSKEEQRQRLLRRLNLKEKNWKFSPGDLKERKLWDTYQACYQDAINKTSKKHAPWFVIPADNKKAARLIVAKTLLEELKKYKDIKEPALDDKIMANLEVYKNQLQNGE; this is encoded by the coding sequence ATGAATAAAATTAAATCAGAAAATTATAGCGTTAATCAGCCCGTAAATCTAAAAGATATTTCAACTTTTGAAAACTTTGACTCAGAAGACAAAGAGTTAAAAAAAGAATTACAAAAGGTAAGAAAGGAATTAGGTGAATTACAAGATGTGTTATATGCACATGGAAAATATAGTGTTCTAGTTTGTTTACAGGGTATGGATACTGCTGGTAAAGATAGTCTGATAAGAGAAATATTTAAAGATTTTAATGCGAGAGGTGTTGTTGTACATAGTTTTAAAGTGCCGACTGAGTTAGAGTTAAAACATGATTACTTATGGAGACATTATATAGCATTACCCGCTAAAGGAAAATTTGGAGTTTTTAATAGAACTCATTATGAAAACGTTTTAGTAACAAGAGTGCATCCTGAATATGTTTTAGGTGAACATATACCAGGTATACATACTGTAAAAGATATTGACGATAAATTCTGGGAAAAACGCTTTAGTCAAATAAATAATTTTGAAAAGCACATAGCTGATAATGGAACTATAATTTTTAAATTCTTTTTGCACTTGTCAAAAGAAGAACAAAGACAAAGATTGTTAAGAAGGTTAAACCTAAAAGAAAAAAACTGGAAGTTTTCTCCGGGAGATTTAAAAGAAAGAAAACTTTGGGATACATACCAGGCATGTTATCAAGATGCAATAAATAAAACTTCAAAAAAACATGCACCGTGGTTTGTAATCCCAGCAGATAATAAAAAGGCAGCGCGTTTAATTGTGGCAAAAACATTATTAGAAGAGTTAAAAAAATACAAAGATATTAAAGAGCCTGCCCTTGATGATAAAATAATGGCTAATTTAGAAGTTTATAAAAATCAATTACAAAACGGAGAATAA
- a CDS encoding sigma-54 dependent transcriptional regulator, translating into MSRILVIEDEAAIRRVLVKILSEESDTYILEEAEDGLKGIETLKKEDYDLVLCDIKMPKMDGVEVLEACKKIKPEIPFIMISGHGDLDTAVNTMRLGAFDYISKPPDLNRLLTTVRNALDKKELVLENKILKKKVSKNYEMVGESDAIGVIKDMIEKVAPTDARVLITGPNGTGKELVAHWVHEKSSRSSSSFIEVNCAAIPSELIESELFGHVKGAFTSAVKDRAGKFEAANNGTIFLDEIGDMSLSAQAKVLRALQESKISRVGSDKDIKVNVRVVAATNKDLKLEIEEGRFREDLYHRLAVILVKVPALNDRREDIPLLINHFSKKIALEHGTSPKTFSDEAVNLLKAYDWTGNIRELRNVVERLIILGNTEVNVEDVNLFASK; encoded by the coding sequence ATGTCAAGAATACTAGTAATAGAAGATGAAGCTGCGATTAGAAGAGTTTTAGTTAAAATTTTATCTGAAGAAAGCGATACTTATATTTTAGAAGAAGCAGAAGATGGGCTAAAGGGTATCGAGACACTTAAAAAAGAAGATTATGACCTAGTGCTTTGCGATATCAAAATGCCAAAAATGGATGGTGTTGAGGTGTTAGAGGCATGTAAAAAAATAAAACCAGAAATACCTTTTATAATGATTTCTGGACATGGAGATTTAGATACAGCAGTAAATACGATGCGTTTAGGTGCTTTTGATTACATATCAAAACCACCAGATTTAAACAGACTTTTAACTACGGTACGTAATGCATTAGATAAAAAAGAATTAGTATTAGAAAATAAAATTTTAAAAAAGAAGGTCAGTAAAAATTATGAAATGGTAGGCGAGAGCGATGCTATTGGAGTAATAAAGGACATGATTGAAAAGGTGGCACCTACAGATGCTCGTGTATTGATAACGGGACCTAATGGTACAGGAAAAGAACTTGTTGCGCATTGGGTTCATGAGAAAAGTTCGCGTAGTAGTTCTTCATTTATAGAAGTAAACTGTGCGGCAATACCTTCAGAATTAATTGAGAGTGAATTGTTTGGGCATGTTAAAGGTGCTTTTACTTCAGCTGTAAAAGATAGAGCAGGTAAGTTTGAAGCGGCTAATAATGGAACTATTTTTTTAGATGAAATAGGAGATATGAGTTTGTCTGCGCAAGCAAAAGTGTTGAGAGCTTTGCAAGAAAGTAAAATTTCTAGAGTTGGATCAGATAAAGATATTAAGGTAAACGTTAGAGTTGTAGCAGCAACAAATAAAGATTTAAAACTAGAAATAGAAGAAGGTAGGTTTAGAGAAGATTTATACCATCGTTTAGCGGTTATCTTAGTTAAAGTTCCTGCGCTTAATGATAGAAGAGAAGATATTCCTTTACTTATAAATCACTTTTCAAAAAAAATAGCATTAGAGCATGGTACATCTCCCAAAACATTTTCTGATGAGGCTGTTAATTTATTAAAGGCTTATGATTGGACAGGAAATATCCGTGAATTAAGAAATGTAGTTGAAAGGCTTATAATTTTAGGTAATACAGAAGTAAATGTTGAAGATGTAAATTTATTTGCTAGCAAATAA
- a CDS encoding M20/M25/M40 family metallo-hydrolase, producing MKKLIFAICFLLTTTIFSQDSDEVQIKSIYDTALSNGKAYDWLNHISNQIGGRLSGSIQAQQAVDYTKKELEGLGLDKVWLQPVMVPKWTRGAPEFAYFESKPGVTTNIPICALGGSVRTPLGGLKANVVEVKSIDDLAILGKQRLEGRIVFFNRPMEATNINTFSSYSGCVDQRYAGAKEAAKYGAVGVIVRSMNLRLDDLPHTGAMSYGDTPVNERIPAAAISTNGADLLSVSLTLNPDINFYFKQSCQQYDDVQSYNVIGEITGSKYPNEIMVVGGHLDSWDLGDGSHDDGAGSVQSMDVLRLLKETGYKPKRTIRVVLFMNEENGLRGGSKYAEIAKNKKENHVFALESDSGGFSPRGFSFDCTEENFNKVQEWKPLFEPYLIHMFVKGFAGADIGPLKDSQMVLAGLRPDSQRYFDHHHAANDTFEHVNKRELELGAATMASLVYLFDKYGVIKTTKIIKG from the coding sequence ATGAAAAAATTAATTTTTGCAATTTGTTTTTTGCTAACGACAACAATTTTTTCGCAAGATTCAGATGAGGTCCAAATTAAATCTATTTACGATACGGCTTTATCAAACGGTAAAGCATACGATTGGCTTAATCATATATCAAATCAAATAGGAGGACGTTTATCAGGGTCTATTCAAGCTCAACAAGCAGTTGATTACACAAAAAAAGAGTTAGAAGGTTTAGGTTTAGATAAAGTATGGTTACAACCTGTTATGGTTCCTAAGTGGACTCGTGGTGCACCAGAGTTTGCGTATTTCGAATCTAAGCCAGGAGTTACAACAAATATTCCAATTTGCGCTTTAGGTGGATCGGTAAGAACGCCTTTAGGTGGTTTAAAAGCAAATGTAGTAGAAGTTAAAAGTATAGATGATTTAGCAATTTTAGGGAAACAACGTCTTGAAGGTCGGATAGTTTTTTTTAACAGACCTATGGAAGCGACAAACATTAATACATTTTCATCATATTCAGGCTGTGTAGATCAGCGATATGCAGGAGCTAAAGAAGCTGCTAAATATGGAGCTGTTGGTGTAATCGTTAGATCTATGAACTTAAGATTGGACGACTTGCCACATACGGGAGCTATGAGTTATGGTGATACTCCTGTTAATGAAAGAATTCCAGCAGCAGCAATTAGTACAAATGGAGCCGATTTGTTAAGTGTATCATTAACATTAAATCCAGATATTAATTTTTATTTTAAACAAAGCTGTCAACAATATGATGATGTACAATCATATAACGTAATTGGAGAAATTACAGGAAGCAAATATCCAAATGAAATAATGGTAGTTGGTGGTCATTTAGATTCTTGGGACTTGGGTGATGGCTCTCATGATGATGGGGCTGGATCTGTTCAGAGTATGGACGTTCTTAGATTATTAAAAGAAACAGGTTATAAGCCTAAAAGAACAATACGTGTTGTTTTATTTATGAATGAAGAAAATGGCCTTAGAGGTGGTAGTAAATATGCTGAAATAGCAAAAAACAAAAAAGAAAATCATGTTTTTGCTTTAGAGAGTGATTCTGGTGGTTTTTCTCCTAGAGGTTTTTCTTTTGACTGTACAGAAGAAAATTTTAATAAAGTACAAGAGTGGAAGCCCTTATTTGAACCTTATTTAATACATATGTTTGTGAAGGGGTTTGCTGGGGCTGATATTGGCCCTTTGAAAGATAGTCAGATGGTGTTAGCGGGTTTACGACCAGATTCACAACGTTATTTTGACCATCACCATGCTGCAAACGATACGTTCGAGCATGTAAATAAAAGAGAGTTAGAATTAGGAGCCGCAACAATGGCAAGTTTGGTTTATTTATTTGATAAATACGGTGTAATTAAAACTACCAAGATTATTAAAGGCTAG
- a CDS encoding PUR family DNA/RNA-binding protein, which translates to MGEKDTMDQEEIYSKVLRAGRRTYFFDVRSTKAGDYYLTVTESKKFTHDDGSFHYKKHKIYLYKEDFSAFKDNLDEMMSYIIKEKGSEVISERHQKDFKKEDDYTYEGEDINAAETSKAESFTDISFDDI; encoded by the coding sequence ATGGGGGAAAAAGATACAATGGATCAGGAAGAGATTTATTCAAAGGTTTTAAGAGCCGGAAGAAGAACTTATTTCTTTGATGTTCGAAGTACAAAAGCAGGAGATTACTACCTTACTGTAACAGAAAGTAAGAAGTTTACGCATGATGATGGTTCTTTTCATTATAAAAAGCATAAAATTTACCTTTATAAAGAGGATTTTTCTGCTTTCAAAGATAATTTAGATGAAATGATGAGTTATATTATTAAGGAAAAAGGATCTGAAGTTATATCAGAACGTCATCAAAAAGATTTTAAAAAGGAAGATGATTATACTTATGAAGGCGAAGACATTAACGCTGCCGAGACTTCAAAAGCAGAAAGTTTTACTGATATTAGTTTTGATGATATTTAA
- a CDS encoding bile acid:sodium symporter family protein, with translation MSDSILDSIHINFDSQSLWVLNSALALVMFGIALDISISDFKKLAKNPKPIFIGAFSQFFMLPLVTFLLVLIIKPIPSVALGMFMVAACPGGNISNFITHFSNGNSALSVCLTAIATLLAVFLTPYNLNFWGSLYSPTAVLLKQVAIEPLDMVKLVFLLLGIPLFLGVLINHYKPIFAKKSAYILKYVSLVFFIILIFLALYKNIDIFLNYILYVFWIVVIHNIIAFATGFSLAKAFGLSVENTKAITIETGIQNSGLGLLLIFTFFNGLGGMALLTAFWGIWHLISGLVLANLWRNKNNMIKRKLT, from the coding sequence TTGTCAGATTCTATTTTAGATAGCATACATATAAATTTTGATTCCCAATCGCTATGGGTTTTAAATTCAGCCTTGGCATTAGTAATGTTTGGTATTGCTTTAGATATTTCTATTTCAGATTTTAAAAAATTAGCTAAAAATCCTAAACCTATTTTTATAGGTGCTTTTAGCCAGTTTTTTATGCTTCCTTTAGTTACTTTTTTACTCGTTTTAATTATAAAACCGATACCTAGTGTAGCATTAGGTATGTTTATGGTTGCAGCTTGTCCAGGGGGGAATATATCTAATTTTATAACACATTTTTCTAATGGTAATTCTGCCTTATCTGTATGCTTAACAGCAATAGCAACCTTATTAGCAGTATTTTTGACTCCTTATAATCTGAATTTTTGGGGTTCTCTTTATTCGCCTACAGCTGTTCTTTTAAAGCAAGTTGCAATTGAGCCATTAGATATGGTTAAGTTGGTTTTCTTGTTATTAGGTATTCCTCTTTTTTTAGGAGTATTAATTAACCATTACAAGCCAATATTCGCAAAAAAAAGTGCTTATATTTTAAAATATGTTTCGTTAGTGTTTTTTATAATTTTAATATTTTTAGCTCTTTATAAGAATATAGATATTTTTTTAAATTATATATTATATGTTTTTTGGATTGTAGTAATACATAACATAATTGCATTTGCCACAGGTTTTTCTTTAGCAAAAGCCTTTGGCTTATCAGTAGAAAATACAAAAGCTATTACTATTGAAACAGGAATACAGAATTCAGGTTTGGGACTTTTATTAATTTTCACCTTTTTTAATGGATTAGGAGGTATGGCTTTATTAACTGCTTTTTGGGGTATTTGGCACTTAATTTCAGGTTTAGTTTTAGCTAATTTGTGGCGCAATAAAAATAATATGATTAAAAGGAAACTAACTTGA
- a CDS encoding YfiT family bacillithiol transferase — protein sequence MEKLQYPIGAFECPENITNKHVNKWIKDLELLPNRLSALVENLSAEQLNTAYRPEGWTVRQLVHHIADSHHHSYTRFKWALTENKPMIKAYEEKDWSELFDAKTAPINLSLDYLIALHAKLVYLLKGLSEKDLEKKFIHPESKVEIILKKNIGIYAWHSNHHLAHIQGLLDRNGW from the coding sequence ATGGAAAAATTACAATATCCGATAGGTGCTTTTGAGTGTCCTGAAAATATTACAAACAAGCATGTTAATAAATGGATTAAAGATTTAGAACTTTTACCAAATCGTTTGTCTGCTTTGGTAGAAAACTTATCAGCAGAGCAGTTGAATACGGCTTATAGACCAGAAGGTTGGACGGTGAGGCAATTAGTACACCATATTGCAGATAGTCATCATCATAGTTATACTAGGTTTAAATGGGCTTTGACAGAAAATAAGCCGATGATTAAAGCATATGAAGAAAAAGATTGGAGCGAGCTCTTTGATGCAAAAACGGCACCTATAAACCTTTCTTTAGATTATTTAATAGCACTACATGCTAAGTTGGTTTATTTACTTAAAGGATTATCTGAAAAAGATTTAGAGAAAAAATTTATTCATCCAGAAAGCAAGGTAGAAATAATTTTAAAGAAAAATATAGGAATATACGCTTGGCATAGTAACCATCACTTAGCCCATATACAAGGTTTATTAGATAGAAATGGATGGTAA